A genome region from Aerosakkonema funiforme FACHB-1375 includes the following:
- a CDS encoding four-helix bundle copper-binding protein, protein MMMMMTKEAMPMSKDMQECMQACMDCYKMCMESMTYCMEMGGKYMEGSMMGMMRDCMEMCQMSMNMMMMGSEFMGRTSELCGEMCMRCAECCDMMGDDAKMKACADSCRHCAEMCKKMSMMMMAA, encoded by the coding sequence TGATGACGAAAGAAGCCATGCCGATGAGCAAAGATATGCAGGAATGTATGCAAGCCTGCATGGATTGCTACAAAATGTGCATGGAATCCATGACTTATTGCATGGAAATGGGCGGCAAGTACATGGAAGGCTCGATGATGGGCATGATGCGCGACTGCATGGAAATGTGCCAAATGTCCATGAATATGATGATGATGGGTTCGGAGTTCATGGGACGCACCAGCGAGCTGTGTGGGGAAATGTGTATGCGCTGTGCGGAATGCTGCGATATGATGGGCGACGATGCCAAGATGAAAGCTTGTGCGGATTCTTGTCGTCATTGCGCCGAAATGTGCAAGAAAATGTCCATGATGATGATGGCTGCTTAA